From the Hoplias malabaricus isolate fHopMal1 chromosome 6, fHopMal1.hap1, whole genome shotgun sequence genome, the window aCTATCAAGTAAtgcatgaataaattaatgaaggaCATTTCTGAATACCCAAAGAGCAGTTTAAATTTTAGTACGAtttagtgtgtttatattaaatacacTAAATTACTATTGGGTACTATACAAAGTAATTattaaagtatattttaaatattaaagtaaaaatatacgTCGATACAAATAAAAGCTCTACATATCAAATGACAGTTGTTCACCACATCGTGACAGAACACACCCCATGTAACTGCCGACCAATCAGCTGGGTTTGGGTGGGGTGGACTTTCAGATATATAAGCCCCTGACAGAGTCCCTTACATTACACAGCTTTTCCACGTCAAGAAACGTAGAAAACAAATACATCAACATGGTTGTCTGGACAGATTTCGAGCGTGCTACCATCCAGGACATCTTCTCCAAAATCGATTACGCCAACGTGGGACTGAACGCCTTGACGAGGTAAGCGATTTGAAGTTTAGTTCACGCTTTTGTAAACGCTTCGTGGTTTATTCTGCTGATCTATGCTTTCTTTAACCCTCAGATGTCTTGTGGTGTACCCCTGGACTCAGAGGTACTTCGCCAAGTTTGGAAACTTGTACAACGCCGCCGCAATCATGGGAAACCCCATGGTCGCTGCTCACGGCTTAGTTGTATTCAGTGGTCTGGACAAAGCTGTGAAGAACATGGACAACATCAAGGCTGCCTTCGCTGAACTGAGTGTGCTGCACTCCGAGAAACTGCATGTGGATCCCGACAACTTCAGGGTAAGTCCAGTGTGAAATCTCTTTCTGTTTTGTGAAGTCCTCGTCTGTTAAAGGCACCGATGTTGAAGAATATTGTCTAATGTTTGTTCCTTATTCTCTTCTCCCCGCAGCTGTTGGCTGACTGCATTACCATCGTCGTTGCCGCTCAAATGGGAGCTGCTTTCACACCTGAGGTGCAGGCAGCTTTCCAGAAGTTCCTGGCCGTGGTAGCCGCTGCCCTCAGAAAGCAGTACCACTAGACGCTGAATGGACTTGACTGCTCGACAGGACCATGAGAAACTACCAATTGTATAATCGAAACTGTATTtgtcagttaaaataaataaacttgatCTTTATTATTAACACGTGTTTCGTGCAGTGTGTGTAATCAGATGACAATTTCAAAAGTGGCACACGAtccaagaaaaatacaaaaatactaGACATGCTTCTTATGTTAATTTAGTATGCGGTGTGTTACGTAAAGTCTGTAATTACAAAGGCGTACAGTTCTATACATGCTTAAACAATCACATGGGACATGTCTCTTAAAAAGGTCGAGCTGTCTTAACTGAGTTAACTAATTTAAGCAAGCGCAGGTCATTAATGATCATCCTTAACGTACAATAAACTAAGAATAATAAATGCATGATAAAATAAATCCTAATTTTACATCTAGTTTACACAGTTCCACGCTATACGTTTCATTTCTAAACTATTGCACAGATTTATTTCAGCGTTCATTTAGGTTTTCAGTTTCCAAGCCAGCTGTctctttatataataaatagacGCTCCAAGCCCAGTATTAATACACATCTACAATAAAATCTTGCATAGTGATAATGCTTTGAGAGGTTTTATATTGaatcattttgtatttttatttatttgaagttaataaaatatcatttatattaataaataataagccTTCCGTAATTGAAATACTCATACGAAATGTTTGCGCTAGCAAAATCAGTCAAATGATACCCGAATGTTATGAAAATATCCTTGTTTCCGAGACGGAgaattttcttgtttttacttCCTTGAATTTGCCAGATTCCTTTCCAAATCAGAAATTGGATAAAGGGACTTTCCTGCTTTCTAATttcaaaatgaaacatttttgaAAAGGAAGACAGATCCATCTGGTTTTCTGTACTTTTGGGGGTAATAAAACACACTCCAAATGATCAGAGTGTAGTAGCCCCAGTTGAATCACAGTCAACTCGAAAATTGATGAcagcctaccaacgtgtgtttttggaccttgggaggaaacccgggcaaacacagggagaatacaccaaattGCTCAGAAACAGTCTCCCAGAACCCCCAGGACCCGTGACAGAGACActtacctgttgcgccaccgccTACTCGcaaatataaaatgataaaatgaccTAGGTAAATaagtatacactgtaaaaagtgggattgggtaaattaatatttagttaaaaactaatagtaacttgcacttaataaaaagacttcatgtagtttgaaataaaattgagctaaattcaacaaatttgaacaaagtattaattgcaatttacacagttttggctgaataaaattagctgggatatgttgaatagaatttattcatattttatgagtAACACCAAAGATCCAGAAAATGCAATAGATTTTACTCACTGGgaggtctttaattttaatcatcATACACTTCCGCCCAATGCATTTTGAAACTCGTGGACACCAGCGTTACTGGGTTCTGAACGTCCTCGGACTTCCCAAagtgaacagcttttaaattattaacagcaaaagaacaatttttatctaaatttgtgtattttgtttgaggcgctcttaaatgtggggacacgcagttctaagctctgcattttttaaggtggatcggtgtgtttgaggaaaaacagttgtttgtatgtggatgaagtttaacttgtctgtaagtttttaattcactgattgaatTCCCAGAGacactcatgtgtaactcgaggtgtttagtttgtagcactgtcgctaatgcagttagctgtctccgaAGTtttgagacatttccaccttaagagatccgAAACCGCAaaaccatggagcaggaatagagtaatcctcatttctgttcgttgttttcaacgtttggagttcttttctctgtctaaaacaacaccagacgcctctgctatgagcagggagagagagacctagcAGGTAACTGAGGCGGTTTATTTACAGAAGCTGATGTTTTGCTTTCTGTAGTTTGCAGGTCGTTCATGTGTCTGTTGACGGTATATTGAAGCCATGAGAGGACGCTCAGTCTCTGTCAGAGTACACTTTCAAACGGTCATTGCAGCACTAGCTCACTCTCACTTCACACACAGAGCTGCGTTTGAACAGAGTTCAGCAAATTAGAGCACACCACGAAATCAGTGGCAATGATTCGTctgtttactaaacatttaacattttacgtATTATGTTAGCATTCCATTCTCAATATATCAGAAtgcatgttttcataatattgtgtaggaacacctatttgtttttatttttaatctctttggttttctgctaagtttttttttttatctatttcccaatctcattttctcttttcgcgCCATATACCCGatggtttctgttaaagtagaccattcagatcactctgacatttttactgctgtgttatttctgtgtcagaaaTGTGTTATATTCACTCTTTATTTGCACTAATTTGTGTTTCGGACATTTTGTAGCGTTCGAAAACAGGCTGTAGCCGATATGGCTCGTAGTTTACTTTTTTACTGTGAATCTGAATCGTAAAACTAAATTCGAGCGTGACTTGAGGGCActactataaacaatataattagtacttattaaaagcaagaaaaattccAATTCCAATCGTTTCTATAAAATGTTATGACCTGTGTTTTCTCACTGTCTACAGtgtggtttaaatgatttgactGTATAGCAAggttatgtctgtttatattttatgtacataatgAATTTGAAATACAAGAGATCATATTTTGTTAACAATTATACCCAGTCAATCTAATTAGGATgcacctgcaaatagatgaatagaaaagaccaacactaaaacattacacttgcttatgaagttaaagctaatattcatctatttgcaggtgcCTGCTGAATCCTAATTAAACTGATCTGGTATAAGATGAGTGCAGTCTCAAAACATTATTGAGATTTAAGTGCACCAACAAGTTTTGACCTTGCATCACATTCCAAA encodes:
- the LOC136699164 gene encoding hemoglobin subunit beta-like — its product is MVVWTDFERATIQDIFSKIDYANVGLNALTRCLVVYPWTQRYFAKFGNLYNAAAIMGNPMVAAHGLVVFSGLDKAVKNMDNIKAAFAELSVLHSEKLHVDPDNFRLLADCITIVVAAQMGAAFTPEVQAAFQKFLAVVAAALRKQYH